Proteins encoded by one window of Pseudomonas sp. PSKL.D1:
- a CDS encoding IS110 family transposase, whose protein sequence is MELCTTICVDLAKQVFQLAGEDATGRVIYEDRIKSRQAFHDFLLKVPVTVTVLMECGPGAQAWARLLQAKGNPVRILPAQRVAEHRSGAKNDRNDAHAILRAGRDSSIASIPVKSTTALTIQALHRIRRGNIKRHTALGNQMRGLLLEHGVSMPQGDTAISTHVPRALEDASLPLPDLLRELLDELLADWLFLSERIATLSARLEATAQEDKVAQRLITIRGVGPIIATAIVAKETEPARFASGRMFSAFFGVVPDQHSSGNKIRLGRMSKRGDGYIRSLMIQGAHAVLSQLKPDSDQPDDRRLLRWLSRLGRKEAAIRLANRNLRIIWSLLQSDQVYQRKPKGHEEAAMSS, encoded by the coding sequence GTGGAGCTTTGCACAACCATCTGCGTAGACTTGGCCAAACAGGTCTTCCAGTTAGCAGGCGAGGATGCTACCGGTCGGGTGATCTACGAAGATCGCATCAAATCCCGACAGGCTTTCCATGATTTCCTACTCAAGGTGCCAGTGACGGTAACTGTCTTGATGGAGTGTGGTCCGGGTGCGCAAGCCTGGGCCAGGTTGCTGCAGGCCAAGGGTAATCCGGTTCGCATTCTGCCTGCGCAACGCGTGGCCGAGCACCGCAGTGGCGCCAAGAACGACCGTAACGACGCTCATGCCATTTTGCGCGCTGGTCGCGACAGCAGCATCGCCTCGATACCGGTCAAGAGCACCACAGCACTGACTATTCAGGCGCTGCACCGTATCCGGCGCGGCAACATCAAGCGACATACAGCGCTGGGTAATCAGATGCGTGGCTTGCTGCTTGAGCATGGTGTATCCATGCCCCAAGGTGATACCGCGATCAGTACACATGTACCGCGAGCTCTTGAGGATGCCTCCTTGCCCCTGCCTGATTTGTTGCGCGAGTTGCTCGATGAACTGCTAGCTGACTGGCTCTTTCTGAGTGAGCGCATTGCGACGCTAAGTGCGCGGCTCGAAGCGACAGCCCAAGAGGATAAGGTCGCACAACGGTTGATCACCATTCGTGGTGTCGGCCCCATCATCGCCACGGCGATCGTGGCGAAAGAGACAGAACCTGCACGCTTCGCCAGTGGCCGGATGTTTTCTGCTTTCTTCGGTGTCGTGCCCGACCAGCACAGCAGCGGAAACAAAATCAGGCTGGGCAGAATGAGCAAGCGAGGTGACGGCTACATACGCAGCTTGATGATTCAAGGCGCGCATGCTGTCTTGAGTCAGCTAAAGCCTGATTCCGATCAGCCAGATGATCGCCGCCTCTTGCGCTGGCTATCCCGCCTTGGGCGCAAGGAGGCGGCGATCAGACTGGCTAATCGAAATCTGCGCATTATTTGGTCACTGCTGCAAAGTGATCAGGTTTATCAACGCAAACCGAAAGGTCATGAGGAGGCTGCCATGAGCAGCTGA
- a CDS encoding ABC transporter permease produces the protein MTHMPLSRLCGLALRQLLRDIRASEVRVLFFALLVAVAASTAIGYFGARLNGAMQLRASEFLGADLVLQGSAPARDAQISTGKALGLRHAQVVEFTSVVGGDNGIQLSSIKAADGAYPLRGQVRSAAAPYGAETPGGGPAPGEAWVEPRLLAALGLKVGDSIDVGMKTLRMSRVLTYEPDRANNFYSLTPRVMMNLADLPATGVIQPGSRVTYRELWRGDAEALTQYRQSVENDLAANQRLRDTRDGNRQIGSALGKAERYLNMASLVAVLLAGVAVALSASRYAARRLDASALLRCLGLSRHQALGLYCLQLAMLGLVAALAGALLGWLAQLGLFRLLHGLLPSVVPPGGIVPALAGIATGLVALAGFALPPLAALGQVPPLRVLRRDLLPVPPSSWLVYGAALFALGLIMWRLSLDLLLTFALLGGGLIAALVLGGLLLLGLQSLRRLLAGAPLAWRLGLGQLLRHPTAAAGQALAFGLILLAMALVALLRAELLDTWQAQLPKDAPNHFALNILPDDREPFAQRLHAVNAASAPLYPVTPGRLVQINDQPVQQIVSKDSAGERAVQRDLSLTWAADLPEGNALTAGQWWQAQPAQDGVPGVSVESELATSLKLKMGDLLTFDIGGEQHQARVTSLRSVHWDSFQPNFYMIFQPGTLQGLPTTYLTSFYLAPGHDLDVVALSRAFPAVTILQVDALLDQLRSILAQVTLAVEYVLLFVLAAGLAVLFAGLQATLDERIRQGALLRALGAARPLLVKARRIEFGLLGAASGALAALGCELITLVLYRYAFDLQWSPHPWLLVLPLLGALLVGGAGVLGTRRALNASPLAVLREG, from the coding sequence ATGACACACATGCCGCTGTCCCGCCTGTGCGGCCTGGCGCTGCGTCAGCTGCTGCGCGACATCCGCGCCAGCGAAGTGCGCGTGCTGTTCTTTGCCTTGCTGGTGGCCGTGGCCGCCAGCACGGCCATCGGCTACTTCGGCGCCCGCCTCAACGGCGCCATGCAACTGCGCGCCAGTGAGTTTCTGGGGGCCGACCTGGTGTTGCAAGGCAGCGCGCCGGCCCGGGACGCACAGATCAGCACCGGCAAGGCCTTGGGCCTGCGCCATGCCCAGGTGGTGGAATTCACCAGCGTGGTGGGGGGCGACAATGGCATTCAGTTGTCGAGCATCAAGGCCGCTGATGGCGCTTACCCATTGCGTGGCCAGGTGCGCAGCGCCGCCGCACCCTATGGCGCGGAAACACCCGGTGGCGGCCCCGCGCCCGGCGAAGCCTGGGTGGAGCCACGCCTGCTGGCAGCCCTTGGCCTGAAGGTTGGCGACAGCATCGACGTGGGCATGAAAACCCTGCGCATGAGCCGCGTGCTGACCTACGAACCGGACCGCGCCAACAATTTCTACAGCCTGACACCCAGGGTGATGATGAACCTGGCCGACCTACCGGCCACCGGGGTGATCCAGCCCGGCAGCCGCGTCACCTACCGGGAATTGTGGCGGGGTGACGCCGAGGCGCTGACGCAGTACCGCCAATCGGTGGAAAACGACCTCGCGGCCAACCAGCGCCTGCGCGACACGCGCGACGGCAACCGGCAGATCGGCAGCGCGCTGGGCAAGGCCGAACGTTACCTGAACATGGCCAGCCTGGTGGCGGTGCTACTGGCGGGCGTTGCGGTGGCGCTGTCGGCCAGCCGCTATGCCGCACGCCGCCTGGACGCCAGCGCCCTGCTGCGCTGCCTGGGCTTGTCTCGCCACCAGGCACTTGGCCTTTATTGCCTGCAACTGGCCATGCTCGGCCTGGTGGCGGCATTGGCTGGCGCCCTGCTCGGCTGGCTGGCGCAGCTGGGGCTGTTCCGCCTGCTGCACGGCCTGCTGCCCAGCGTGGTGCCGCCCGGCGGTATCGTCCCGGCATTGGCGGGCATCGCCACCGGCCTGGTCGCCCTTGCCGGCTTCGCCCTGCCGCCGCTGGCAGCGCTGGGCCAGGTACCACCATTACGCGTACTGCGCCGCGACCTGCTGCCCGTGCCACCCAGCAGCTGGCTGGTGTACGGTGCGGCCCTGTTCGCGCTCGGCCTGATCATGTGGCGGCTGAGCCTCGACCTGCTGCTCACCTTCGCCCTGCTGGGCGGCGGCCTTATCGCGGCGCTGGTGCTCGGCGGCCTGCTGCTGCTTGGCCTGCAAAGCCTACGGCGCTTGCTGGCAGGCGCGCCTTTGGCGTGGCGCCTGGGCTTGGGCCAACTGCTGCGCCACCCGACCGCCGCTGCCGGCCAGGCGCTGGCTTTTGGCCTGATTCTGCTGGCCATGGCACTGGTCGCCTTGCTGCGCGCGGAGCTGCTGGACACCTGGCAGGCGCAGCTGCCGAAGGATGCGCCCAACCATTTCGCCCTCAACATCCTGCCCGACGACCGCGAACCGTTCGCCCAGCGTCTGCACGCCGTGAACGCCGCTTCGGCGCCTTTGTACCCGGTCACCCCCGGCCGCCTGGTGCAGATCAACGACCAGCCGGTGCAGCAAATCGTCAGCAAGGACTCGGCTGGCGAGCGCGCGGTGCAGCGTGACTTGAGCCTGACCTGGGCCGCCGACTTGCCTGAAGGCAATGCACTCACCGCCGGCCAGTGGTGGCAAGCACAGCCTGCACAGGACGGCGTGCCGGGGGTGTCGGTGGAGTCTGAGTTGGCGACCAGCCTGAAGCTGAAGATGGGCGACCTGCTCACCTTCGACATCGGCGGCGAGCAGCATCAGGCGCGCGTCACCAGCCTGCGCAGCGTGCATTGGGACAGCTTCCAGCCGAACTTCTACATGATCTTCCAGCCCGGCACGCTGCAGGGCTTGCCAACCACCTACCTGACCAGCTTCTACCTGGCGCCGGGCCATGACCTGGATGTCGTGGCGCTGTCTCGCGCGTTCCCGGCCGTGACCATTCTGCAGGTGGACGCCCTGCTGGATCAGCTGCGCAGTATTCTCGCCCAGGTGACGCTGGCGGTGGAGTATGTGCTGCTGTTTGTACTGGCAGCAGGGTTGGCAGTGCTGTTCGCGGGGCTGCAGGCCACACTGGATGAACGCATTCGCCAAGGCGCGCTGCTGCGCGCACTCGGGGCGGCGCGGCCGTTGCTGGTCAAGGCCCGGCGGATTGAATTCGGCTTGCTGGGCGCGGCCAGTGGCGCGTTGGCGGCATTGGGTTGCGAACTGATTACGCTGGTGCTGTATCGCTATGCGTTCGACCTGCAATGGAGCCCGCACCCGTGGTTGCTGGTGCTGCCACTGCTGGGCGCGCTGCTGGTGGGCGGGGCCGGGGTGCTGGGAACACGCCGGGCGCTGAATGCGAGCCCGTTGGCGGTCTTGCGGGAGGGGTGA
- the oprI gene encoding outer membrane lipoprotei OprI, producing MNNVLKFSALALAAVLATGCSSVSKETEARLTATEDAAARAQARADEAYRKADDALAAAQKAQQTADEANERALRMLDKASRK from the coding sequence ATGAACAACGTTCTGAAATTCTCTGCTCTGGCTCTGGCCGCAGTTCTGGCTACCGGTTGCAGCAGCGTATCCAAAGAAACCGAAGCTCGCCTGACTGCGACCGAAGACGCAGCAGCTCGCGCTCAAGCCCGTGCTGACGAAGCCTACCGTAAGGCTGACGACGCTCTGGCTGCCGCTCAGAAGGCTCAGCAAACTGCTGACGAAGCCAACGAGCGCGCCCTGCGTATGCTGGACAAAGCCAGCCGCAAATAA
- a CDS encoding GNAT family N-acetyltransferase, whose protein sequence is MSEALTIHHDQAGHQFETNVDGHRAYLTYMDLGKQTLDIYRTFVPNALRGRGIAAALTEKALEYADQMGYTVIPSCSYVERYMERQQRHSSKA, encoded by the coding sequence ATGAGTGAAGCGCTGACCATCCACCATGACCAGGCCGGTCATCAGTTCGAGACCAACGTGGACGGTCATCGTGCCTACCTGACGTACATGGACCTGGGCAAGCAGACGCTGGACATCTATCGCACCTTCGTGCCCAACGCCCTGCGTGGCCGCGGGATCGCTGCAGCGCTGACCGAGAAGGCGCTGGAGTACGCTGACCAGATGGGCTACACGGTGATCCCGTCCTGCTCGTACGTGGAGCGCTACATGGAACGCCAGCAGCGGCACTCGAGCAAGGCCTGA
- a CDS encoding ABC transporter ATP-binding protein: protein MGPSILVAQHLSKVVPSAEGDLTILHALSLDLAQGDSLAIVGASGSGKSTLLGLLAGLDQPSAGKVILAGHDLGPLDEDQRARVRAEHVGFVFQSFQLLDSLNALENVMLPLELDGRRDAREHAHSLLERVGLGKRLTHTPRQLSGGEQQRVAIARAFAAQPAVLFADEPTGNLDSHTGERISDLLFELNKERGTTLVLVTHDERLARRCRRHIRLDAGRLVAPVEA from the coding sequence ATGGGCCCCAGCATTCTCGTTGCGCAGCACCTTAGCAAAGTGGTCCCCAGCGCGGAAGGTGACCTGACCATTCTGCATGCACTCTCCCTCGACCTGGCCCAAGGCGACAGCCTGGCCATTGTCGGCGCCTCCGGCTCGGGCAAGTCGACCCTGCTGGGGTTGCTGGCGGGCCTTGACCAGCCCAGCGCCGGCAAGGTGATCCTGGCCGGGCACGACCTTGGGCCACTGGATGAAGACCAGCGCGCCCGGGTACGTGCCGAGCACGTGGGCTTTGTGTTCCAGTCGTTCCAGTTGCTCGACAGCCTGAACGCCCTGGAAAACGTGATGCTGCCGCTGGAGCTCGATGGCCGCCGCGATGCCCGCGAACACGCCCACAGCCTGCTCGAACGGGTCGGCCTGGGCAAGCGCCTGACCCACACGCCGCGCCAACTGTCGGGTGGCGAACAGCAACGGGTGGCGATCGCCCGCGCGTTTGCCGCGCAGCCCGCCGTGCTGTTTGCCGACGAGCCCACCGGCAACCTCGACAGCCACACCGGCGAACGCATCAGCGACCTGCTGTTTGAACTGAACAAAGAGCGCGGCACCACCCTGGTGCTGGTTACCCACGACGAACGCCTGGCCCGGCGCTGCCGCCGGCACATTCGCCTGGACGCAGGCCGCCTGGTGGCGCCGGTGGAGGCCTGA
- a CDS encoding arylesterase — MRVWWLSAGLALYCLAQSAAAGTLLVVGDSISAGFGLDTRQGWVSLLQTRLKDEGFDDKVVNASISGDTSAGGRARLPALLAAHKPGVVVLELGGNDGLRGQPPAQLQQNLASMIDSSRKAGAKVLLLGMRLPPNYGVRYTTAFANVYEQLATEKQVPLVPFFLEGVGGVPELMQADGIHPAQGAQQRLLENAWPAIKPLL, encoded by the coding sequence ATGCGAGTGTGGTGGTTGAGTGCCGGCCTGGCCCTGTATTGCCTGGCCCAGAGCGCGGCGGCGGGAACACTGCTGGTTGTTGGCGATAGTATCAGCGCCGGTTTTGGCCTGGATACCCGCCAAGGGTGGGTCTCATTGTTGCAGACCCGCCTCAAGGACGAAGGTTTCGACGATAAAGTGGTCAACGCCTCCATCAGTGGCGACACCAGTGCAGGTGGCCGGGCGCGGCTACCGGCGCTGCTTGCAGCGCACAAGCCGGGTGTCGTGGTGCTGGAATTGGGGGGCAATGACGGCCTGCGTGGCCAACCGCCAGCTCAATTGCAACAAAATCTTGCCTCGATGATCGACAGTTCGCGCAAGGCCGGTGCCAAAGTCCTCTTGCTTGGCATGCGCCTGCCACCCAATTACGGGGTGCGCTACACCACCGCTTTTGCCAATGTCTATGAACAGCTGGCCACGGAAAAACAGGTGCCGCTGGTGCCGTTTTTCCTCGAAGGCGTTGGTGGGGTGCCAGAGCTGATGCAGGCCGATGGCATCCATCCGGCGCAAGGTGCCCAGCAGCGCCTGCTGGAAAATGCCTGGCCGGCGATAAAACCCTTGCTGTGA
- a CDS encoding methyltransferase domain-containing protein encodes MHNHTPPPPSRWAAYFEHHKDRPACALLRTALDLVAPGHAVDLGCGSGNDTRALLQAGWQVLAVDQDQAAIEMVTAIGKDHPDSTLSTAHQRFETLEALPPSSLIRRPEFARHQALAPV; translated from the coding sequence ATGCACAACCACACACCACCCCCACCCTCCAGATGGGCAGCCTACTTCGAGCACCATAAAGATCGCCCCGCCTGCGCACTGCTGCGCACGGCCCTTGACTTGGTAGCCCCTGGGCATGCCGTGGATCTGGGCTGTGGCTCCGGCAACGACACCCGCGCATTGCTGCAAGCGGGCTGGCAGGTGTTGGCTGTTGATCAGGATCAGGCAGCCATCGAAATGGTTACGGCCATTGGCAAGGATCATCCCGATTCAACGCTCAGTACCGCACACCAGCGCTTCGAAACGCTCGAAGCACTTCCCCCCTCCTCATTGATTCGACGGCCCGAGTTTGCGAGGCATCAAGCATTGGCACCGGTTTGA
- the greB gene encoding transcription elongation factor GreB — MSTNIITTEGHEALKKELDHLWRVYRPEITQKVAWAASLGDRSENADYQYNKKLLREIDRRVRYLRKRLEDVKVVAYSPQQEGKVFFGAWVEIENDEGETLKFRIVGYDEIYGRNDYISIDSPMARALLKKEEGDEVVVKTPTGDATWYVSSISYGQ; from the coding sequence TTGAGCACCAACATCATCACCACGGAAGGCCACGAAGCCCTGAAGAAGGAGCTGGACCACTTGTGGCGGGTGTATCGCCCGGAAATCACCCAGAAGGTGGCCTGGGCCGCCTCGCTTGGTGACCGCAGTGAGAATGCCGACTACCAGTACAACAAGAAGCTGCTGCGCGAGATCGACCGGCGCGTGCGCTACCTGCGCAAACGCCTCGAAGACGTCAAGGTGGTGGCCTATTCGCCGCAGCAGGAAGGCAAGGTGTTCTTTGGTGCCTGGGTCGAGATCGAGAACGATGAAGGCGAAACCCTGAAGTTTCGCATCGTCGGTTACGACGAGATCTATGGGCGCAACGATTACATCTCCATCGATTCGCCCATGGCCCGTGCCTTGCTCAAGAAGGAGGAGGGTGACGAGGTGGTGGTCAAGACGCCGACCGGGGATGCGACCTGGTATGTGAGCAGCATCAGCTACGGGCAGTGA
- a CDS encoding L,D-transpeptidase family protein: MLPRFPAVTRSLTLAALLVAGPAVALELPLPPPGEDIVGQVHTIKAKYEDTFADIGTANDLGYLEMIAANPGVDPWLPGAGTEIILPTRYILPPGPREGIVINLAEYRLYYFPKGQNVVHTFPLGIGREGWGSPIANTKITAKTPNPTWTPPASIRAEHAADGDILPAVVPAGPDNPLGPFKFTLGVPGYLIHGSNKKFGIGMRTSHGCFRMLNNNVLELSKMVPVGTPVRIINEPYKFGISGGKVYLEAHTPLDDHGNPSVVDKHTAVINALLKREDMANNLRMNWDMVRDVVAAEDGMPVEIAVPVGNQGAAPMVSSIPDELQ, encoded by the coding sequence ATGTTGCCGCGCTTTCCCGCCGTCACCCGCAGCCTGACCCTGGCCGCCCTGCTGGTTGCAGGGCCTGCCGTCGCGCTGGAGTTGCCACTGCCGCCGCCCGGTGAAGACATCGTGGGCCAGGTGCATACCATCAAGGCCAAGTACGAAGACACCTTCGCCGACATCGGTACCGCCAACGACCTCGGTTACCTCGAAATGATTGCCGCCAACCCGGGCGTCGACCCGTGGCTGCCGGGTGCCGGTACCGAAATCATCCTGCCGACCCGCTACATCCTGCCGCCGGGCCCGCGTGAAGGTATCGTCATCAACCTGGCGGAATACCGCCTGTACTACTTCCCGAAAGGGCAGAACGTGGTACACACCTTCCCGCTGGGTATCGGCCGTGAGGGTTGGGGTTCGCCGATCGCCAACACCAAGATCACTGCCAAGACGCCAAACCCGACCTGGACGCCACCGGCCTCCATCCGTGCCGAGCACGCTGCCGATGGCGATATCCTGCCCGCGGTAGTACCAGCCGGGCCGGACAACCCGCTCGGGCCGTTCAAGTTCACCCTGGGTGTGCCGGGCTACCTGATTCACGGTTCGAACAAAAAGTTCGGCATTGGCATGCGCACCAGCCATGGTTGCTTCCGCATGCTCAACAACAACGTGCTTGAACTGTCGAAGATGGTGCCGGTCGGCACACCGGTGCGCATCATTAACGAGCCTTACAAGTTCGGTATCAGTGGTGGCAAGGTTTACCTCGAGGCGCATACGCCGCTTGATGACCACGGCAACCCGTCGGTGGTCGACAAACATACCGCGGTCATCAACGCGCTGCTCAAGCGTGAAGACATGGCCAATAACCTGCGCATGAACTGGGACATGGTGCGTGATGTGGTGGCGGCTGAAGATGGCATGCCTGTGGAGATTGCCGTGCCGGTCGGTAACCAGGGCGCCGCGCCCATGGTGTCCAGCATTCCGGACGAACTTCAGTAA